CCGAAAAAAATTACGAGATCATTAACTAAATTCTCAAGGTAGTTGTGGAGCTTACCACCTACCTTGAGAAAAATATTTTTTATAATGCTCTTTGATACGTTTTAGCAAGCTCAGTGATCTCTTTACCTGTCTCTCTTTCATAAAAACGTACATCAATCTCCGTGTCTGTCACATCACAAAGAACATAGGTCTGTTCTTTGGGGCTTCTTGGCAAGCGTAGACTTCCTGGATTAATAAAAATGCTACCTTGTTCCATAAAGCTCGTCGCCATATGGGAGTGACCGAAACAAACAATATCAGCCCCTACTTCTTCTGCACGGTAGCTTAGTGGCGTAGACGTCATTTTCACGTTATAGAGATGCCCATGTGTCGCGTAGACTCGTACGTTTTCATACACCTCTAGAATATCTTCTGGGAAGTCAGAACCAAAGTCGCAGTTTCCCTTCACCGTCTTCACACCCTTTAATGCCGCTGCGTCTTTTGTCAATTCAGAGTCTCCACAATGAATGATCGCTTTTGTTTCATGTTGATGGCGCTCCACAACACTTTTAACCTCTTCACTCCATCCATGACTGTCACTCATCACAAGAAGTTTCAAATTAATCCTCTCCTAACTATCTCTCTAGGACCATATTTTCATTAATGCTTCTAAAGCACGAGCTCTATGGCTAATTTTATTTTTTTCCGTTGAATTAAGCTCAGCCATCGTTTTGTTGTAAGATGGGATATGCATGATAGGATCGTAACCAAAGCCATTTTTCCCTACAGGCTCACGAGTGATAACACCTTCACATGCACCCTGTACACTAAATGTTTTTTGATTAGGTTCAGCAACAGCAATCATGCATACAAAACGAGCGGTCCTGTCTTCTGCTGGAACATCTATCATCTCTTCTAGTACCTTCTTGAGATTCGCCTGATCACTCTTATCTTCTCCTGCATAACGAGCTGAGTAGACACCCGGTCTTCCATCTAACGCATCAACCACTAAACCAGAATCATCTGCAATAACCATCTCGTTTAAAATATTTGCTAATGTTTCCGCTTTGATTTTTGCATTTTCTTCAAAGGTTACTCCTGTTTCTGCAATGTCTGGGATCTCGTCATAATCAAGCAAAGATTTAACAATATATCCTCGACTCTCAAACATTTGCTCAAATTCACGAACTTTTCCTTTATTTTTTGATGCAATGATGATTGATTTCGTCATATGTTAATCACCCTTATTTGTATGTATCCATTTTTTCCGTCGCCAAACCAATCG
Above is a genomic segment from Bacillus sp. FJAT-45037 containing:
- a CDS encoding XTP/dITP diphosphatase yields the protein MTKSIIIASKNKGKVREFEQMFESRGYIVKSLLDYDEIPDIAETGVTFEENAKIKAETLANILNEMVIADDSGLVVDALDGRPGVYSARYAGEDKSDQANLKKVLEEMIDVPAEDRTARFVCMIAVAEPNQKTFSVQGACEGVITREPVGKNGFGYDPIMHIPSYNKTMAELNSTEKNKISHRARALEALMKIWS
- a CDS encoding metallophosphoesterase family protein: MKLLVMSDSHGWSEEVKSVVERHQHETKAIIHCGDSELTKDAAALKGVKTVKGNCDFGSDFPEDILEVYENVRVYATHGHLYNVKMTSTPLSYRAEEVGADIVCFGHSHMATSFMEQGSIFINPGSLRLPRSPKEQTYVLCDVTDTEIDVRFYERETGKEITELAKTYQRAL